The following nucleotide sequence is from Bacillota bacterium.
GCAGATGGTTGATCTCTTTTGGGACGAGGAAAACGGAGGATTTTTCTTCAATGGGAAAGACGCCGAGAAGCTTATCGCCCGACCCAAGGAACTTTACGACGGCGCGCTGCCGTCCGGCAACTCAGTGGCGCTGCACAACCTGATCCGCCTGGCCCGGTTGACCGGTGACGCGAAGTTGCCGGAAGTGGCGGAAAAGCAGGTGAGTTCTTTCGCGGGCAGGGTTATGGAGTACCCTTGGGGATATACTCACTTTTTGACGGGGGTTGACTTCTTCCTCGGACCCGCGCGCGAGATTGTGATAGCCGGAAAGGCGGGAGACGCCGGTACCGGAGCAATGCTGGACGCGGTCCGGCGCTCCTTTATACCGGAAACGGTAGTGGTTTTTCACCCCGAAGGGGAACCGGGGAAAGAGATAGAAGAGCTGGCGCCTTTTGTAAAGGAGCAGCACTCTATCGATGGGAAAGCCGCTGCCTATGTATGCGAGAATTACGCCTGCCG
It contains:
- a CDS encoding thioredoxin domain-containing protein, which produces MGDLVEAYRKKLFDAREKRVHPYKDDKILTSWNGLMIAALAKGAAVFGEAVYKQAAARAVKFIFRNLKREDGRLLARYRDGESAYPAYLDDYAFRAWGLLELYEAVFEVKYLKQAFELNGQMVDLFWDEENGGFFFNGKDAEKLIARPKELYDGALPSGNSVALHNLIRLARLTGDAKLPEVAEKQVSSFAGRVMEYPWGYTHFLTGVDFFLGPAREIVIAGKAGDAGTGAMLDAVRRSFIPETVVVFHPEGEPGKEIEELAPFVKEQHSIDGKAAAYVCENYACREPITDYQKFVELL